A section of the Elizabethkingia anophelis R26 genome encodes:
- a CDS encoding SDR family oxidoreductase, translating into MSKNDLKNKVVLIAGGAKNLGGLLSRDFAAKGAKLAIHYNSDATKADAEKTLADVQAAGAEAFLFQGDLTKVENITKLFDETISRFGGVDIAINTVGMVLKKPFTETTEAEYDQMSDINSKVAYFFIQESGKKLNNNGKICTIVTSLLAAYTGLYSTYEGMKAPVEHFTRAASKEFGDRGISVTAVAPGPMDTPFFYGQESSDAVAYHKSASALGGLTDIKDIAPLVEFLVSDGWWITGQTIFANGGYTTR; encoded by the coding sequence ATGTCAAAAAATGATTTAAAAAACAAAGTAGTTTTAATAGCGGGTGGAGCAAAAAATCTTGGTGGCTTGTTAAGCCGTGATTTCGCTGCCAAAGGTGCAAAACTGGCTATTCATTACAATAGTGATGCTACAAAAGCCGATGCCGAAAAAACGCTTGCAGATGTTCAGGCAGCAGGAGCTGAGGCATTTTTGTTTCAGGGAGATCTTACAAAAGTAGAGAATATTACTAAGCTGTTTGATGAGACCATTTCCAGATTTGGTGGAGTAGATATTGCAATTAATACGGTAGGTATGGTATTGAAAAAACCATTTACTGAGACAACAGAAGCAGAATACGATCAGATGTCTGATATTAATTCCAAAGTAGCTTATTTCTTTATTCAGGAATCTGGTAAAAAGCTGAATAATAACGGGAAGATCTGCACCATTGTGACTTCCCTTCTGGCTGCTTATACAGGTTTGTATTCTACTTATGAAGGAATGAAAGCACCGGTAGAACATTTTACGAGAGCAGCTTCTAAAGAATTTGGTGACAGAGGTATTTCTGTAACAGCTGTAGCACCGGGACCTATGGATACTCCTTTTTTCTACGGACAGGAAAGCTCTGATGCTGTAGCTTATCATAAATCGGCTTCAGCCTTAGGAGGTTTAACGGATATTAAAGACATTGCACCGCTGGTAGAATTTCTGGTAAGTGATGGCTGGTGGATTACGGGACAAACGATTTTTGCTAATGGTGGATATACCACAAGATAA
- a CDS encoding RagB/SusD family nutrient uptake outer membrane protein: MKLYKKQLIYMAAIAALINVSSCKRDELLDRAPQDKLTEDVLFKTENDLKLYVNQFYTSLPVEFSDQDSQSDNQVPNSINSFLAGTDQIPGSGGGWSAGDWSGIRACNYFLRKNADPQLGQDIKNKYNAEVRFFRAMFYWDKVVRFGDVPIYETDLNETSPELYNPRDSHKKVMDFVLKDLDFAVANLAEPTAENRVHKYAALALKSRIALWEGTFRKYHSLGDAEVFLQAAADASLQVINSGKYDIYSTGKPDADYNSLFIQDDLSKNKESILSRIYITNISTTNYSRGAGNGNGYSKSLIESYLCKDGKPISVSPLYAGDDTPENEVKNRDPRYPQTIATPGFIITINENGSTAKLERPNIGTSATSTGYQVIKGRSSDVKLQNANQDNIDRFIFRYAEVLLNYAEAKAELGQLTQDILDMSVNKLRKRVGMPDMSLASLTADPNTPFPGISLPLQEIRRERRVELAGDGYRFKDLLRWRAGELINNPKTIMGMKLTDAYKATYPKDANGKSQVDNVLRDAQGYVRVYPNITARAWDNKMYLYPLPKDQLLLNKNFKQNPGW; encoded by the coding sequence ATGAAACTATATAAAAAACAATTGATTTATATGGCTGCTATTGCGGCTCTAATTAATGTGTCTTCTTGTAAGAGGGACGAACTTCTGGACAGGGCTCCACAGGATAAATTGACTGAAGATGTACTTTTTAAAACTGAAAATGATTTAAAGCTCTATGTCAATCAGTTTTATACAAGTTTGCCTGTAGAGTTTTCTGATCAGGATTCTCAATCCGATAATCAGGTTCCTAATAGTATTAATAGTTTTCTGGCAGGAACGGATCAGATCCCCGGATCGGGAGGTGGATGGTCCGCAGGCGATTGGTCTGGTATAAGAGCTTGTAATTATTTTTTAAGAAAGAATGCAGATCCACAATTAGGTCAAGATATAAAAAATAAATACAATGCCGAGGTTCGTTTTTTCAGAGCGATGTTTTATTGGGATAAAGTAGTCCGGTTTGGTGATGTTCCGATTTATGAAACTGACTTGAATGAGACTTCTCCTGAATTATATAATCCAAGGGATTCACATAAAAAAGTAATGGATTTTGTCTTAAAAGATCTTGATTTTGCTGTGGCAAATCTGGCAGAACCAACAGCTGAAAACAGAGTGCATAAGTATGCTGCTTTAGCCTTGAAATCAAGAATTGCCTTATGGGAAGGAACGTTTAGGAAGTATCATAGTTTGGGAGATGCTGAGGTTTTTCTGCAGGCTGCAGCAGATGCATCGCTTCAGGTAATAAATTCAGGAAAATATGATATTTATTCTACGGGTAAGCCAGATGCTGATTATAATAGTTTGTTTATTCAGGATGATTTGTCTAAAAATAAAGAAAGTATTTTGTCCCGAATATACATTACCAATATCAGCACAACCAATTATAGCCGGGGAGCAGGCAATGGAAACGGATACAGCAAGTCTTTAATTGAAAGTTATCTGTGTAAAGATGGAAAACCAATTTCGGTTTCACCATTGTATGCTGGTGATGATACACCAGAAAATGAAGTAAAAAACAGAGATCCCCGATATCCGCAAACAATTGCTACGCCAGGTTTTATTATTACGATCAATGAAAATGGTTCAACTGCCAAATTAGAAAGACCTAATATAGGAACCAGTGCTACTTCTACAGGCTATCAGGTCATTAAAGGAAGATCTTCGGATGTGAAATTGCAAAATGCCAATCAGGATAATATTGACCGTTTTATTTTCCGCTATGCAGAGGTATTGCTAAATTATGCAGAAGCCAAAGCAGAATTGGGGCAGCTTACTCAGGATATACTGGACATGTCTGTTAATAAATTAAGAAAACGAGTAGGGATGCCGGATATGTCATTGGCTAGCCTTACTGCCGATCCCAATACACCCTTTCCGGGAATTAGTCTTCCGCTTCAGGAGATCAGGCGGGAACGTCGTGTTGAGCTGGCAGGAGATGGTTATCGTTTCAAAGATTTGTTAAGATGGAGAGCGGGAGAGCTGATTAACAATCCTAAAACAATAATGGGAATGAAGCTTACAGATGCTTATAAAGCAACTTACCCGAAAGATGCCAATGGGAAGTCTCAGGTAGATAATGTATTGCGTGATGCACAAGGGTATGTTCGTGTCTATCCTAATATTACAGCAAGAGCATGGGATAACAAAATGTATCTGTATCCATTGCCTAAAGATCAGTTGTTGCTGAATAAGAATTTCAAACAAAATCCGGGCTGGTAA
- a CDS encoding SusC/RagA family TonB-linked outer membrane protein: MKTLTCRASYSPGVAIAFFLCSFGGVQMLSAQQTPSKKEIQKKKDSTNKTKDIDEVVIVGYGKQKKVNLTGAVASVSAKQLESRPITNIGQGLQGLIPNLNITMAGGKPGQGSTFNIRGTTSINGGDPLILVDNVQMDPNLINPADVATVTVLKDAASTAIYGVRGAYGVVLITTKTGKKNARMAVSYNYDYTLSRPTKIFGTMNSVDYIKSHMEASATGAATGAGAASSPFTAEDLRRAEYYLQHPSPENAVYVDPGNPRLYRYTGNTDWVKALYPSWTPQMSHNLSLSGGSDKTTYYASLGYLDQAGTLEASKQKFQKYNVSFKLDSELAPWLDVNTRITFNRTDNNDPASVSYGSAELIKNDLRPLMPIKHPDGHYSGQGGFTNPLAILEYNGRNITKDNDIWLTGGINLKPMKHVNIIADYTWNNYTYNRTTNTKAFNEYGANGVLLGVYPWTTPARVTEENFNDRYQAINAYAQYENTFGGKHYVKAMVGYNQELKQFKGFNVSVKNLVNQDLPSINLNYDPNPIVGGGINDWAVAGSFSRINYVYDEKYLFEVNGRYDGTSRFARGHRYSFQPSASVGWRISKEAFFNPLKKVINELKVRASYGTSASQKLGRNRGDNNYPYLATMGVNLGSYIFGTEQKPYINAPGLVSSNFTWEKVTSQNIGVDFALLNNKLTGSFDYYIRDTKDMLYAGAAVPAVLGTGVPLQNSVDLRNRGFEASLVWKDRIGEDFRYSVTLGLSDYQARITKFGQNPNGNIGTYYVGQKLGEIWGYETDGYFKTDAEAQGWNQKFLFGGQWLAGDIKYKDLNGDGKIDQGDNTIYNSGDRRIIGNTTPRYQYSINLDFQYKNFDMTIFLQGVGKADWMPGGNAFWGYTSEWDVPTQAHVGQFWTPDNTNAYFPRLRFGGGGNFQTQTKYLQSAAYLRAKQITIGYTLPQEVLESIKLKHLRLYITGQNLFTFTSMFKNFDPEYLLSGATYPISKSISFGAQLRF, from the coding sequence ATGAAAACACTAACCTGTCGGGCTTCTTACAGCCCGGGGGTTGCTATAGCGTTTTTCCTGTGCTCCTTTGGGGGAGTACAGATGCTTAGCGCACAGCAAACCCCATCTAAAAAAGAAATTCAGAAAAAGAAAGATTCAACCAACAAAACGAAAGACATTGACGAAGTCGTTATTGTAGGTTATGGTAAGCAGAAGAAGGTTAATCTTACCGGAGCTGTAGCTTCTGTTTCTGCAAAACAATTGGAAAGCCGCCCTATTACTAACATAGGACAGGGGCTTCAGGGCTTAATTCCTAACCTTAATATTACTATGGCAGGAGGAAAGCCCGGGCAAGGATCGACTTTTAATATCAGGGGAACAACTTCTATTAATGGCGGAGATCCGTTAATTCTGGTAGATAATGTACAGATGGATCCTAACCTGATTAATCCGGCAGATGTAGCAACTGTAACTGTACTTAAGGATGCTGCTTCTACTGCTATTTATGGTGTACGGGGAGCTTATGGAGTGGTGTTGATTACCACTAAAACGGGTAAAAAGAATGCGCGTATGGCTGTAAGTTATAATTATGACTATACTTTGAGCCGGCCTACAAAAATTTTCGGCACCATGAATTCTGTTGACTATATAAAAAGTCATATGGAGGCCAGTGCTACAGGAGCAGCGACCGGAGCAGGAGCAGCATCTTCACCTTTCACAGCTGAAGATTTGCGAAGAGCAGAATATTACTTGCAGCACCCTTCTCCCGAGAATGCAGTTTATGTAGATCCGGGAAACCCAAGACTTTACAGGTATACAGGAAATACAGATTGGGTAAAAGCTTTGTATCCTAGTTGGACACCACAGATGTCACATAATCTGTCATTGAGTGGTGGTAGTGATAAAACGACCTATTATGCATCATTAGGATATTTGGATCAGGCCGGAACCTTAGAAGCTTCAAAACAAAAATTTCAGAAGTACAATGTTTCATTTAAATTAGATTCTGAACTGGCTCCATGGTTGGATGTTAATACCAGAATTACTTTTAACAGAACGGATAATAATGATCCTGCAAGTGTAAGTTATGGGAGTGCGGAACTTATTAAAAACGATTTGAGGCCGCTTATGCCGATTAAACATCCGGACGGACATTATTCCGGGCAAGGAGGATTTACCAATCCACTTGCTATTCTGGAATATAATGGACGTAATATTACGAAAGACAATGATATCTGGCTTACCGGCGGAATTAACCTGAAGCCTATGAAGCATGTGAATATTATTGCAGATTACACCTGGAACAACTATACCTATAACCGTACTACCAATACCAAGGCTTTTAATGAATACGGAGCTAACGGAGTTCTGTTGGGTGTTTATCCATGGACAACTCCGGCTAGGGTTACCGAAGAAAATTTTAATGACCGATATCAGGCCATTAATGCCTATGCACAGTATGAAAATACATTTGGAGGGAAGCATTATGTAAAAGCTATGGTGGGATATAATCAGGAGCTGAAGCAGTTTAAGGGTTTTAATGTGAGTGTTAAAAATCTTGTTAATCAGGATTTACCATCAATTAATCTGAATTATGATCCAAATCCTATTGTTGGAGGAGGAATTAATGACTGGGCTGTTGCAGGTTCTTTTTCCAGAATCAATTATGTATACGATGAGAAATATTTGTTTGAAGTAAACGGGCGTTATGATGGAACTTCAAGATTTGCGAGAGGTCATCGTTATTCTTTCCAGCCTTCTGCATCCGTTGGGTGGCGAATTTCTAAAGAAGCCTTCTTCAATCCTTTGAAAAAAGTAATAAATGAATTAAAAGTAAGAGCTTCATACGGAACCTCTGCCAGCCAGAAATTAGGAAGAAACAGAGGTGATAATAATTACCCGTATCTGGCTACTATGGGCGTTAATTTAGGTAGTTACATCTTCGGAACTGAACAGAAACCATATATTAATGCTCCCGGATTGGTAAGCTCTAACTTTACCTGGGAAAAGGTGACTTCCCAAAACATAGGTGTTGATTTTGCTTTGTTGAACAATAAATTAACAGGAAGTTTTGACTACTATATCCGTGATACCAAGGATATGTTGTATGCAGGAGCTGCCGTACCCGCGGTATTGGGAACCGGAGTGCCTCTTCAGAATTCAGTAGACCTCCGGAACAGAGGATTCGAAGCCAGTCTTGTTTGGAAAGACCGGATAGGTGAAGATTTCCGATATTCTGTGACATTAGGCTTGTCCGATTATCAGGCACGTATTACCAAATTCGGTCAAAACCCTAATGGAAATATAGGAACTTATTATGTAGGGCAAAAATTAGGTGAGATTTGGGGATACGAGACGGATGGCTATTTTAAAACAGATGCAGAGGCCCAGGGCTGGAACCAAAAATTTCTTTTCGGTGGTCAATGGCTGGCCGGGGATATTAAGTATAAAGATCTGAATGGGGATGGTAAAATAGATCAGGGTGATAATACAATTTACAATTCGGGTGACCGCAGGATAATAGGTAATACTACACCAAGATATCAGTACAGCATTAATCTGGACTTTCAATATAAGAACTTCGATATGACTATCTTCTTGCAAGGGGTAGGAAAAGCAGACTGGATGCCGGGCGGAAATGCTTTCTGGGGATACACCAGTGAATGGGATGTACCAACACAAGCACATGTTGGACAATTTTGGACACCAGATAATACGAATGCATATTTTCCAAGGCTTAGATTTGGTGGCGGTGGTAATTTCCAGACACAAACCAAATATCTTCAGAGTGCGGCTTATCTGAGAGCAAAACAAATTACCATTGGCTATACCCTTCCCCAGGAAGTTTTGGAGAGCATAAAGCTTAAACATTTAAGGCTTTATATTACCGGACAAAACCTGTTTACATTTACCAGTATGTTCAAAAATTTTGATCCGGAATATCTCCTTTCGGGAGCCACTTATCCTATTAGTAAATCTATTTCATTTGGAGCTCAGCTTCGTTTTTAA
- a CDS encoding alpha-L-fucosidase — protein sequence MKLKTCITSLALLEGLVCISAQNAKIIPANTIAIAPTDSKELIIEKAAHVIPTKKQLDALRNEFIAFIHFGPNTFTRMEWGSGMEDPKIFDLKELDTDQWCKSLKGAGMKMVILTVKHHDGFVLWQSRYTDHGIMSTNFRNGKGDILRDLSKSCQKYGLKLGLYLSPADLYQIENPKGLYGNLSQYTKRTIPREVPGRPFSNKTKFEFEVDDYNEYFLNQLFEILTEYGPIHEVWFDGAHPKTKGGQKYNYEAWKKLIHTLAPRAVIFGQGDVRWCGNEAGVTRKTEWNVLPFNNKDLTEITGLTDWEEDNIGRRDRLYNGHFLHYQQAEVDTSIREGWFYRDDVYQKVRSADDVFDIYERSVGGNSTFILNVPPNRDGKFSDQDVKVLSETGKRIKETYSKDLLQGAKGPKQVLDHNDVTYSLLNNNQLIIETPTPVIFNRIMLQEAVSTHGERVESHAVDAWIDGEWKEIATATNIGYKRILRFSEVTTRKIRLRVLQDRGSVAISRIAAYYYKMRPPQLTILQDKTGKVSIDEKKQPFDWKNQDKKDVKDKDKDFNIYYTTDGSEPGINSLKYNGPFEKEQGTIKAVAILKGDRGAVQTEVVGIAKNKWKLAESKEGTKNHSAEAAFDANPKTFWQSENQNVPQNLSLDLGALYTLTGMAYTPQTAFGGGMMAKGIVEISADGKKWEAISAFEFGNLVNDPSKRSLYFKQAVKARYVRVTAQEITGNSQALTIAELDFF from the coding sequence ATGAAACTTAAAACCTGTATCACCTCTCTGGCTTTGCTTGAAGGTTTAGTCTGTATATCTGCGCAAAATGCAAAGATTATACCTGCTAATACCATTGCAATAGCTCCTACAGACAGCAAAGAGCTTATTATAGAAAAAGCTGCTCATGTAATTCCTACAAAAAAACAACTAGATGCCCTGCGCAATGAATTCATTGCTTTTATCCATTTCGGTCCCAATACCTTTACACGTATGGAGTGGGGGAGCGGAATGGAAGATCCTAAAATATTTGACCTGAAAGAACTGGATACCGATCAGTGGTGCAAATCTTTGAAAGGTGCCGGAATGAAAATGGTTATCCTGACAGTAAAGCACCATGATGGATTCGTATTGTGGCAGAGTCGCTATACTGATCACGGAATTATGTCTACTAATTTTAGAAACGGAAAGGGAGATATACTACGGGATCTTTCCAAATCCTGTCAGAAATACGGTTTGAAACTTGGACTATACCTATCACCTGCTGATCTGTATCAGATCGAAAATCCAAAAGGGCTTTATGGTAATCTAAGTCAGTACACCAAAAGAACTATTCCCCGTGAAGTTCCGGGAAGACCATTCTCCAACAAAACTAAATTTGAATTTGAAGTTGATGATTATAATGAATATTTTTTGAATCAGCTCTTCGAAATTCTTACCGAATACGGACCAATACATGAAGTATGGTTTGATGGTGCCCATCCGAAAACGAAAGGAGGGCAGAAATACAACTACGAAGCCTGGAAAAAACTGATTCATACATTGGCTCCTAGGGCTGTAATATTTGGTCAGGGCGATGTACGTTGGTGTGGTAATGAAGCAGGAGTTACCCGAAAAACAGAATGGAATGTATTACCGTTTAACAATAAAGATTTAACAGAAATAACAGGGTTAACGGACTGGGAGGAAGATAATATAGGAAGACGTGATAGACTATATAATGGGCATTTCCTGCATTATCAACAGGCAGAAGTAGATACTTCTATCAGAGAAGGCTGGTTCTATCGGGATGATGTTTATCAGAAGGTAAGAAGCGCAGATGATGTATTCGATATTTATGAACGCTCTGTAGGCGGAAATTCAACATTTATACTTAATGTTCCTCCAAACAGAGACGGAAAGTTTTCGGATCAGGATGTAAAAGTGCTGAGTGAAACTGGAAAACGTATTAAAGAAACTTATAGTAAAGATCTTTTGCAAGGAGCTAAAGGACCTAAGCAAGTACTGGATCATAACGATGTTACATATTCTTTACTCAATAATAATCAGCTTATCATAGAAACGCCAACTCCCGTAATATTTAACCGAATAATGTTGCAGGAAGCAGTATCTACACATGGTGAGCGTGTGGAAAGCCATGCTGTGGATGCATGGATAGATGGGGAATGGAAAGAAATAGCTACAGCAACCAATATCGGTTACAAACGTATTCTTCGTTTTTCCGAAGTAACAACCCGTAAGATAAGATTGCGTGTATTGCAGGATCGTGGCAGTGTAGCAATCAGTCGTATAGCTGCATATTATTACAAGATGAGACCTCCACAATTGACTATTCTACAAGACAAAACAGGAAAGGTATCGATTGATGAAAAGAAGCAGCCTTTTGACTGGAAGAATCAGGATAAAAAAGATGTAAAAGACAAGGATAAAGATTTTAATATCTACTATACCACTGATGGTTCCGAGCCGGGTATCAATTCATTAAAATACAATGGTCCGTTTGAAAAAGAGCAAGGGACAATAAAGGCTGTCGCTATTCTGAAAGGAGATCGTGGAGCCGTACAAACTGAAGTAGTTGGCATCGCTAAAAATAAATGGAAACTTGCCGAATCTAAGGAAGGAACTAAAAATCATTCTGCTGAGGCAGCTTTTGATGCGAATCCTAAAACCTTTTGGCAATCAGAAAATCAGAATGTTCCTCAAAATCTGAGCCTGGATCTTGGTGCTCTGTATACCTTAACCGGTATGGCGTACACTCCACAAACTGCATTTGGTGGTGGGATGATGGCTAAAGGTATTGTGGAAATAAGTGCAGACGGTAAAAAATGGGAAGCTATATCTGCTTTTGAATTCGGCAATCTTGTGAATGATCCTTCCAAGAGAAGCCTTTATTTTAAACAGGCCGTTAAAGCCCGTTATGTAAGGGTGACAGCTCAGGAAATTACGGGAAATTCACAGGCGCTGACAATTGCTGAACTCGATTTTTTTTAA